The Mycolicibacterium smegmatis genome has a window encoding:
- the dxr gene encoding 1-deoxy-D-xylulose-5-phosphate reductoisomerase gives MTTSAASGEPGRQRVLILGSTGSIGTQALEVIAANPDRFEVVGLAAGGGNPELLAAQRAQTGVAAVAVADPAAAEAVGDVRYSGPDAVTRLVEDTEADVVLNALVGALGLQPTLAALATGARLALANKESLVAGGPLVLKAAAPGQIVPVDSEHSAMAQCLRGGTRAELDKIVLTASGGPFLGWSAEDLKSVTPEQAGKHPTWSMGPMNTLNSATLVNKGLELIETHLLFGVDYDDIDVVVHPQSIVHSMATFTDGSTLAQASPPDMKLPIALALGWPDRIPGAAAACDFSTASTWEFLPLDNAVFPAVELARFAGKQGGCLTAVYNSANEEAAEAFLDGRIGFPDIVETVGDVLHAADRWAAEPATVDDVLDAQRWAREQARGVVEQKSVRRGLVTK, from the coding sequence GTGACCACCTCAGCCGCATCCGGCGAACCCGGGCGTCAACGGGTGCTGATCCTCGGCAGCACCGGATCCATCGGTACCCAGGCGCTGGAGGTGATCGCCGCCAACCCGGACCGGTTCGAGGTCGTGGGTCTGGCCGCGGGCGGCGGTAATCCGGAGCTACTGGCCGCGCAGCGTGCCCAGACCGGTGTGGCCGCCGTCGCGGTGGCCGATCCGGCGGCAGCCGAGGCGGTCGGCGACGTGCGCTATTCGGGGCCGGACGCGGTGACGCGTCTCGTGGAGGACACCGAGGCCGATGTCGTCCTGAACGCGCTGGTGGGGGCGCTGGGACTGCAGCCGACACTCGCGGCGCTGGCCACCGGCGCGCGGCTGGCGCTGGCGAACAAGGAGTCCCTGGTGGCGGGCGGGCCGCTGGTGCTCAAGGCCGCCGCGCCCGGACAGATCGTGCCGGTGGATTCCGAACACTCGGCCATGGCGCAGTGCCTGCGCGGCGGGACCAGGGCCGAACTGGACAAGATCGTTCTCACGGCCTCCGGCGGCCCGTTCCTCGGCTGGTCGGCCGAGGACCTCAAGTCCGTGACGCCCGAGCAGGCGGGCAAACACCCGACCTGGTCGATGGGCCCCATGAACACGCTCAACTCGGCGACGCTGGTCAACAAGGGCCTCGAGCTCATCGAGACCCACCTGCTGTTCGGCGTCGACTACGACGACATCGACGTCGTGGTGCACCCGCAGTCGATCGTGCATTCGATGGCGACGTTCACCGACGGGTCCACGCTTGCGCAGGCCAGCCCGCCGGACATGAAACTGCCGATCGCGCTGGCGCTGGGCTGGCCCGACCGGATCCCCGGCGCCGCGGCGGCCTGCGACTTCTCCACGGCCTCGACCTGGGAGTTCCTGCCGCTGGACAACGCGGTCTTCCCCGCGGTCGAACTGGCGCGGTTTGCCGGTAAGCAGGGCGGGTGCCTCACCGCGGTCTACAACTCGGCCAACGAGGAGGCCGCCGAGGCCTTCCTCGACGGCCGCATCGGCTTCCCCGACATCGTCGAAACAGTGGGTGACGTGTTGCACGCCGCCGACCGGTGGGCCGCCGAACCGGCTACCGTGGATGACGTACTCGACGCACAACGCTGGGCCCGCGAGCAGGCCCGCGGTGTCGTCGAGCAGAAATCCGTCAGAAGAGGGCTCGTCACCAAATGA
- a CDS encoding M50 family metallopeptidase has translation MMFGIGIVLFALAILVSVALHECGHMWVARATGMKVRRYFVGFGPTLWSTRRANRLGSTEYGIKAIPLGGFCDIAGMTSVDEIAPEDRPYAMYKQKVWKRVAVLFAGPAMNFVIGLVLIYGIAIVWGLPNLHQPTTAIVGETGCVAPQITLEEMGECTGPGPAALAGIQAGDEIVKVGDTEVKDFAGMAAAVRKLDGPTRIEFKRDGRVMDTVVDITPTQRFTSADASAPSTVGAIGVSAVPVQPPAQYNPITAVPATFAFTGDLAVELGKSLAKIPTKIGALVEAIGGGERDKETPISVVGASIIGGETVDAGLWVAFWFFLAQLNFVLGAINLVPLLPFDGGHIAVATYEKIRNMIRSARGMVAAGPVNYLKLMPATYVVLAVVAGYMLLTVTADLVNPLSIFQ, from the coding sequence ATGATGTTCGGAATCGGCATCGTGCTGTTCGCACTGGCCATCCTGGTCTCAGTGGCACTGCACGAATGTGGCCACATGTGGGTGGCCCGTGCCACCGGGATGAAGGTCCGCCGCTACTTCGTCGGGTTCGGTCCCACCCTGTGGTCCACGCGCCGGGCCAACCGTCTCGGTTCGACCGAGTACGGCATCAAGGCGATCCCACTCGGCGGGTTCTGCGACATCGCGGGCATGACCTCGGTCGACGAGATCGCACCCGAAGACCGGCCGTACGCGATGTACAAGCAGAAGGTGTGGAAGCGCGTCGCGGTGCTCTTCGCGGGCCCCGCGATGAACTTCGTCATCGGCCTGGTGCTCATCTACGGCATCGCGATCGTATGGGGCCTGCCCAACCTGCATCAGCCCACCACCGCCATCGTCGGCGAAACCGGTTGCGTCGCACCGCAGATCACCCTCGAAGAGATGGGGGAGTGCACGGGCCCCGGTCCCGCGGCGCTGGCGGGCATCCAGGCCGGCGACGAGATCGTCAAGGTCGGTGACACCGAGGTCAAGGACTTCGCAGGCATGGCCGCGGCCGTCCGCAAGCTCGACGGCCCCACCCGCATCGAGTTCAAGCGTGACGGGCGTGTCATGGACACCGTCGTCGACATCACCCCGACGCAGCGCTTCACCAGCGCCGACGCGTCCGCCCCCAGTACGGTCGGTGCGATCGGTGTCAGCGCGGTGCCGGTCCAACCGCCCGCGCAGTACAACCCGATCACCGCGGTACCCGCGACGTTCGCGTTCACCGGCGATCTCGCGGTCGAGCTCGGCAAGTCGCTGGCGAAGATCCCCACCAAGATCGGTGCGCTCGTGGAGGCCATCGGTGGCGGCGAGCGGGACAAGGAGACCCCCATCAGCGTCGTGGGGGCCAGCATCATCGGCGGTGAGACCGTCGACGCCGGGCTGTGGGTTGCGTTCTGGTTCTTCCTGGCGCAGCTGAACTTCGTGCTCGGCGCCATCAACCTGGTGCCGCTGCTGCCGTTCGACGGCGGCCACATCGCGGTGGCCACCTACGAGAAGATCCGCAACATGATCCGTTCCGCGCGCGGCATGGTCGCCGCGGGGCCGGTCAACTACCTCAAGCTCATGCCCGCCACGTACGTGGTGCTCGCGGTGGTGGCCGGCTACATGCTGCTGACGGTGACCGCGGATCTGGTCAACCCACTGAGCATCTTCCAATAG
- the ispG gene encoding flavodoxin-dependent (E)-4-hydroxy-3-methylbut-2-enyl-diphosphate synthase, with protein MPAPPAPTLAPRRKTRQLNVGGVGIGSEHPIAVQSMCTTKTHDVNSTLQQIAELTASGCDIVRVACPRQEDADALAEIARHSQIPVIADIHFQPKYIFAAIDAGCAAVRVNPGNIKEFDGRVKEVAKAAGDAGIPIRIGVNAGSLDKRFLEKYGKATPEALVESALWEASLFEEHGFGDIKISVKHNDPVIMVAAYEQLAAQCDYPLHLGVTEAGPAFQGTIKSAVAFGALLSKGIGDTIRVSLSAPPAEEVKVGNQILESLNLRPRGLEIVSCPSCGRAQVDVYTLANAVTAGLDGLDVPLRVAVMGCVVNGPGEAREADLGVASGNGKGQIFVKGEVIKTVPEAQIVETLIEEAMRLAEEIGTARGSDDASGSPVVTVS; from the coding sequence ATGCCGGCACCTCCGGCGCCCACGCTTGCGCCGCGGCGCAAGACCCGTCAGCTCAATGTGGGCGGCGTCGGCATCGGCAGCGAGCACCCGATCGCGGTGCAGTCCATGTGCACCACCAAGACCCACGACGTCAACTCCACACTGCAGCAGATCGCCGAGCTGACCGCGTCGGGCTGTGACATCGTGCGTGTGGCGTGCCCGCGTCAGGAGGACGCCGACGCGCTGGCCGAGATCGCGCGGCACAGCCAGATCCCGGTGATCGCCGACATCCACTTCCAGCCCAAGTACATCTTCGCCGCGATCGACGCGGGCTGTGCGGCGGTGCGCGTCAACCCCGGCAACATCAAGGAGTTCGACGGCCGGGTCAAAGAGGTCGCCAAGGCCGCCGGGGATGCGGGCATCCCGATCCGCATCGGCGTCAACGCGGGTTCGCTCGACAAGCGGTTCCTGGAGAAGTACGGCAAGGCCACACCCGAGGCGCTCGTCGAGTCGGCACTGTGGGAGGCGTCGTTGTTCGAGGAACACGGCTTCGGCGACATCAAGATCAGCGTCAAGCACAACGACCCGGTGATCATGGTCGCGGCCTACGAGCAGCTCGCCGCGCAGTGCGACTATCCGCTGCACCTCGGCGTCACCGAGGCGGGCCCGGCGTTCCAGGGCACCATCAAGTCGGCGGTCGCGTTCGGGGCGTTGCTGAGCAAGGGCATCGGCGACACCATCCGCGTCTCGCTGTCGGCGCCGCCGGCCGAAGAGGTCAAGGTCGGCAACCAGATCCTGGAGTCGCTGAACCTGCGGCCGCGCGGGCTGGAGATCGTGTCGTGCCCGTCGTGCGGACGCGCCCAGGTGGACGTCTACACACTGGCCAACGCCGTCACCGCGGGCCTCGACGGTCTCGACGTGCCGCTGCGGGTCGCGGTGATGGGCTGCGTGGTCAACGGACCCGGCGAGGCGCGCGAGGCCGACCTCGGTGTGGCCTCCGGCAACGGCAAGGGCCAGATCTTCGTCAAGGGCGAGGTCATCAAGACCGTGCCCGAGGCCCAGATCGTGGAAACGCTCATCGAAGAGGCCATGCGGCTCGCCGAGGAAATCGGCACGGCGCGAGGTTCAGATGATGCGAGCGGTTCGCCCGTGGTGACCGTAAGCTGA
- a CDS encoding GNAT family N-acetyltransferase has product MSAPPLFRLVDERRVSVVRDTAAVMRVLDEDPVAGCMVAARVAEFGAEPGAIGGELWTRRKPSESLCYAGPNMIPLRGSLDDLKAFSDKAMSMARRCSSLVGRAELVLPMWERLQSLWGPARDVRAQQPLMALNSMPQCAIDPAVRPVRMEEIDAYLVAAVDMFIGEVGVDPRIGDGGRGYRRRIASLIATGRAWARFERGEVVFKAEVGSQSPAVGQIQGVWVHPERRGHGLGTAGTAALAAAVVAGGRTASLYVNDYNTVARATYARIGFEQVGTFATVLLD; this is encoded by the coding sequence ATGTCGGCGCCACCCCTATTCCGCCTGGTCGATGAGCGACGGGTGTCCGTGGTGCGCGACACCGCGGCGGTGATGCGTGTCCTGGACGAGGATCCGGTCGCCGGATGCATGGTGGCCGCCAGGGTTGCCGAGTTCGGCGCCGAACCCGGGGCCATCGGCGGCGAGCTGTGGACGCGCCGCAAGCCCAGCGAATCGCTGTGTTACGCCGGGCCCAACATGATTCCGCTGCGCGGCAGCCTCGACGATCTGAAAGCCTTCTCCGACAAGGCCATGAGCATGGCGCGACGGTGCTCGTCCCTGGTCGGGCGGGCCGAGTTGGTGCTGCCGATGTGGGAGCGCCTCCAGTCGTTGTGGGGACCCGCGCGCGACGTGCGGGCCCAGCAGCCGTTGATGGCGCTGAACTCCATGCCGCAGTGCGCTATCGACCCTGCCGTACGTCCCGTGCGGATGGAGGAGATCGACGCCTACCTGGTGGCGGCCGTCGACATGTTCATCGGCGAGGTCGGTGTGGACCCGCGCATCGGTGACGGCGGACGCGGCTACCGGCGGCGCATCGCGAGCCTGATCGCCACGGGGCGCGCATGGGCGCGGTTCGAACGCGGCGAGGTGGTGTTCAAGGCCGAGGTCGGGTCGCAGTCACCCGCGGTCGGTCAGATCCAGGGCGTGTGGGTGCACCCCGAACGGCGCGGACACGGCCTCGGCACGGCGGGCACGGCGGCGCTCGCGGCCGCTGTGGTGGCGGGCGGACGCACCGCGAGCCTCTACGTCAACGACTACAACACCGTGGCGCGGGCCACCTACGCGCGCATCGGTTTCGAACAGGTCGGCACCTTCGCCACCGTGCTGCTGGACTGA
- a CDS encoding peroxiredoxin-like family protein, giving the protein MAPPTTINASEFHSVTGKLVRVPDPDRLVHLQFRRFAGCPICNLHLRSFVARHDELERASIREVVFFHSPADELARHTADLPFATVGDPDKVVYRRFGVEQGARALLDPRSWPSIVRGVALTTAGRFRTPSLRQPGGRLGLPADFLIAPDGTVAAAKYGRHADDQWSVDEVLHHAAQLG; this is encoded by the coding sequence ATGGCCCCGCCCACCACCATCAACGCAAGTGAATTCCACAGCGTCACAGGCAAACTGGTACGAGTTCCGGATCCGGACCGACTGGTGCACCTACAGTTCCGCCGGTTCGCCGGCTGCCCCATCTGCAATCTGCACCTGAGGTCGTTCGTGGCGCGCCACGACGAGCTGGAACGCGCGTCGATCCGTGAGGTCGTGTTCTTCCATTCCCCTGCCGACGAACTGGCCCGTCACACAGCCGATCTGCCGTTCGCGACGGTGGGCGATCCGGACAAGGTCGTCTACCGCAGATTCGGCGTCGAGCAGGGCGCCCGTGCCCTGCTCGATCCCCGCAGCTGGCCCTCGATCGTTCGCGGCGTCGCGTTGACCACGGCAGGCCGGTTCCGTACCCCGTCGCTGCGTCAGCCAGGCGGGCGACTCGGCCTGCCCGCGGACTTCCTCATCGCGCCTGACGGCACGGTGGCCGCCGCCAAGTACGGCCGCCATGCGGATGACCAGTGGTCGGTCGACGAGGTCCTGCACCACGCCGCGCAGCTGGGGTGA
- a CDS encoding TetR/AcrR family transcriptional regulator yields MPRQRSLTRPQIAAAALEVVDTDGLGSLSMRTVARRLGMGTMSLYRYVADRDELEAMVVELVLESVDLRPPAGSARHRILVLAERVRDATARHPAVVPLLLAHRHRLPASLRWGEAVLGVLAEAGYAGKRRVYAFRALLACTFGALEIQHHSALSGPGTRALAELPADEFPRLSETAAAARGIGAGDEFRHGLEILLRGLQI; encoded by the coding sequence ATGCCACGCCAACGCTCACTGACCCGCCCGCAGATCGCGGCCGCCGCGCTCGAGGTCGTCGACACCGACGGCCTCGGATCGCTGTCGATGCGCACGGTGGCGCGCAGGCTCGGGATGGGCACCATGTCGCTGTACCGCTATGTCGCCGACCGTGACGAACTCGAGGCGATGGTGGTCGAGCTGGTGCTCGAATCCGTCGACCTGCGGCCGCCTGCCGGCTCGGCGCGCCACCGGATCCTGGTGCTCGCCGAGCGGGTCCGCGACGCCACGGCCCGGCACCCCGCCGTCGTGCCGTTGCTGCTGGCCCACCGCCATCGCCTGCCGGCGTCGCTGCGGTGGGGCGAGGCAGTGCTCGGGGTGCTCGCCGAGGCTGGCTACGCAGGCAAGCGGCGCGTGTACGCGTTCCGTGCCCTGCTCGCCTGTACCTTCGGCGCCCTGGAGATCCAGCACCACAGCGCGCTGAGCGGCCCGGGCACCCGGGCCCTCGCCGAACTCCCCGCCGACGAGTTTCCCAGGTTGTCGGAGACCGCTGCCGCCGCGCGGGGGATCGGTGCGGGTGACGAGTTCCGGCACGGCCTGGAGATCCTGCTGCGGGGCCTCCAGATCTGA